Below is a genomic region from Pseudarthrobacter sulfonivorans.
TGCTCCACGTGGACATCCATTGAGGTACGAGACCTGGAACCTTCTCGTAGCCCTTCCGATGGAGCGGAAGGGGATCGATTGCGTACTCAAGCTCACGTTTCTGGACGATGAAATCCGCTTTCGTAAACAGCTCATTATTGGAACAGTGATCCCAGTGCAGGTGCGTGTTAATCACGGTCTTGATGTCTTCGAGATCGTAGCCCGCAGCCGCCAGAATCGCCCTCGGTTCAGAAGCCGGGGTGCGCACCAGATGGTGGCCGTGATGTTTCATCGTGAACTCGGGATCAAGGGTCCCCGTGTCCACCAGAATCGGCGAAGGGCCTCCCTCAATAAGGAACATAATCATCGAGGCTTCGATCTTCTCGCCCCAGCCATGTCCATGTGTCATCGAGGCCAGAGGTACGTCCAGGACCTGGCCCACGCCCAGCGGCCGGATGGTCAGGCTCATGCTCCCTTCTCCCGTCCGGTTCCCGCGCCGACCGGTGTCCGGCCCCCACCCCACTTCGGAACCTGCAGTACCTCTTCACCGAGAACCGTGCGAAGCGCCGTGCGCGTGAGAACGGTGTCGTAGGTCGGCTCCAACTGCGCTGCGACATAAAACGCGGACCTGGCTAGGTGACTGGCCAGCAAACGTGAAGCCGCCACGCCGTCCCGCGCATGGGCGGCAGCCAAGATCTCGCGGTGTTCAGAATCCGCCTTCCCAAGCGAATGCCGGTCACCCTGCAT
It encodes:
- a CDS encoding N-acyl homoserine lactonase family protein — encoded protein: MSLTIRPLGVGQVLDVPLASMTHGHGWGEKIEASMIMFLIEGGPSPILVDTGTLDPEFTMKHHGHHLVRTPASEPRAILAAAGYDLEDIKTVINTHLHWDHCSNNELFTKADFIVQKRELEYAIDPLPLHRKGYEKVPGLVPQWMSTWSRIHAVSGDEQIAEGVRVVSLPGHTPGSQGVLVDTAKGPFLIAGDTVDLHANWNGSPSVSHIPSSIYTNLFEYYESFQKIQDLGCSVIPSHDPSVLATGAFG